A region of Porites lutea chromosome 13, jaPorLute2.1, whole genome shotgun sequence DNA encodes the following proteins:
- the LOC140923232 gene encoding forkhead box protein D2-like has product MFSIHSGRHEENSLDVSNYRFPCKEDERNFRQLPLSRLETQTNLLSRAMSKDAKVESSKGQTVRKKTRSISSSEDEDEDQDSTRESKESRNLSETFVAVIAQGILSVPSKRMTLSSIYNFISKRFPHFDKEKGPGWRNSVRHNLSSNDCFVKASRAENGKGHYWMIHPKDLPEFSKGNYRRPRKPRRPRCSHSLSCATDRGLLGLPISASLFPYPHKPPSSLDFSKPHSPETFSRPFGVTSPRYEYFSRAEPEAPRYPLNQFQGFSTPPPPYGFLWQDNSAFRNYSTRLQSSTFHPCLYMSPVAQKDNVMGINYA; this is encoded by the coding sequence ATGTTTAGCATTCACTCCGGCCGCCACGAGGAAAACAGCCTTGATGTCAGCAACTACAGGTTTCCTTGCAAGGAAGATGAACGAAATTTCAGACAGTTGCCGCTTTCACGACTAGAAACACAGACAAACCTGTTAAGCAGAGCGATGTCCAAAGATGCAAAGGTGGAGTCCTCGAAAGGGCAGACGGTTCGGAAGAAAACAAGGAGTATCAGTAGTAgcgaagatgaagatgaagatcaAGATAGCACCAGGGAGTCCAAAGAATCTCGCAATCTCAGTGAAACCTTTGTGGCTGTAATAGCTCAGGGTATATTAAGCGTACCTTCAAAACGGATGACCCTTAGTTCGATCTACAACTTCATCTCTAAACGATTTCCACACTTCGACAAAGAAAAGGGCCCCGGCTGGAGAAACAGTGTACGCCATAATCTATCCAGTAATGACTGTTTCGTCAAGGCGAGCAGAGCAGAGAATGGAAAGGGCCATTACTGGATGATCCACCCAAAAGATTTACCCGAGTTCTCAAAAGGAAACTATCGAAGACCTAGAAAACCAAGAAGACCACGCTGCAGTCATTCCCTGAGCTGTGCCACAGACAGAGGCTTGCTTGGACTGCCAATATCTGCAAGCTTATTCCCGTATCCCCACAAGCCGCCTTCTAGTTTAGACTTTTCCAAGCCTCATTCTCCTGAGACTTTTTCACGTCCATTTGGAGTAACATCTCCTAGGTATGAATACTTCAGTCGCGCAGAGCCAGAGGCGCCTCGCTACCCCCTAAACCAGTTCCAAGGATTCTCAACTCCACCTCCACCGTACGGTTTCCTTTGGCAAGACAACTCAGCCTTCAGGAATTACAGTacgcgtttacaatcgtctacCTTTCATCCGTGCTTGTACATGTCTCCAGTAGCACAGAAGGACAATGTAATGGGAATTAATTATGCTTAG